In one window of Heterodontus francisci isolate sHetFra1 chromosome 47, sHetFra1.hap1, whole genome shotgun sequence DNA:
- the LOC137357082 gene encoding LIM domain-binding protein 1-like isoform X10, with the protein MLDRDLGPTPSYPLTYPEPNIGRHTPYMSQPEYRIYELNKRLQNWTEECDNLWWDTFTTEFFEDDAVLTVACCLEDGPKRYTIGRTLIPRYFRSIFDGGATDLYFNLKHSKESFHGNLVILDCDLCSMVTLHSKPIFTKVCTEGRLYLEFTFDDLMRVKNWHFNIRQNRELLSRSIFATHAQDPPMLEQLSNSITRSGLTNFTLNYLRLCVILEPMQELMSRHKTYNLSPRDCLKTCLFQKWQRMVAPPAEPVRPPTAKRRKRKQSGGNTSGAGSASNSSGGSKKKSSPAAGFSLSTQLYRV; encoded by the exons ATGCTGGACCGGGACCTCGG TCCGACCCCGTCTTATCCTCTCACGTATCCGGAGCCCAATATTGG AAGACACACCCCTTATATGTCACAGCCTGAGTACAGGATCTACGAGCTCAACAAACGTCTCCAGAATTGGACGGAG GAGTGCGACAACCTTTGGTGGGATACTTTTACCACTGAGTTTTTCGAAGACGATGCCGTTTTAACCGTGGCTTGCTGCCTGGAAGATGGGCCAAAGAGATACA CGATTGGCCGGACCCTAATTCCTCGCTATTTCCGTAGTATCTTTGATGGTGGAGCGACAGATCTTTATTTTAACCTGAAGCACTCAAAGGAATCGTTCCACGGCAACCTGGTGATACTGGATTGTGATCTTTGCAGCATGGTCACGCTGCATAGTAAACCCATCTTCACCAAG GTATGTACGGAAGGCCGCCTCTATCTGGAGTTCACTTTCGATGATTTAATGCGTGTAAAAAATTGGCACTTCAACATCCGACAAAATCGTGAGCTGCTCTCAAGGAGTATCTTTGCGACACAT GCCCAGGATCCTCCAATGTTGGAGCAGCTATCCAACAGTATCACCCGCTCTGGCCTCACAAACTTCACCCTTAACTACCTCAGA CTTTGCGTCATTTTGGAGCCAATGCAGGAACTGATGTCAAGGCACAAAACCTATAACCTGAGCCCCCGAGACTGCCTGAAGACCTGCCTGTTTCAGAAGTGGCAGCGGATGGTAGCTCCTCCTG CCGAACCCGTCAGACCTCCAACAGCCAAGCGGCGAAAGAGGAAGCAATCTGGCGGCAACACGTCTGGTGCAGGGTCAGCCAGCAACAGCAGCGGGGGCAGTAAGAAAAAGAGTAGCCCTGCCGCAGGCTTCAGTCTGTCCACTCAG CTTTACAGAGTGTAA
- the LOC137357082 gene encoding LIM domain-binding protein 1-like isoform X3, translating to MLDRDLGPTPSYPLTYPEPNIGRHTPYMSQPEYRIYELNKRLQNWTEECDNLWWDTFTTEFFEDDAVLTVACCLEDGPKRYTIGRTLIPRYFRSIFDGGATDLYFNLKHSKESFHGNLVILDCDLCSMVTLHSKPIFTKVCTEGRLYLEFTFDDLMRVKNWHFNIRQNRELLSRSIFATHAQDPPMLEQLSNSITRSGLTNFTLNYLRLCVILEPMQELMSRHKTYNLSPRDCLKTCLFQKWQRMVAPPAEPVRPPTAKRRKRKQSGGNTSGAGSASNSSGGSKKKSSPAAGFSLSTQVPTLRVVLVWITTHRKTSLCRVRKL from the exons ATGCTGGACCGGGACCTCGG TCCGACCCCGTCTTATCCTCTCACGTATCCGGAGCCCAATATTGG AAGACACACCCCTTATATGTCACAGCCTGAGTACAGGATCTACGAGCTCAACAAACGTCTCCAGAATTGGACGGAG GAGTGCGACAACCTTTGGTGGGATACTTTTACCACTGAGTTTTTCGAAGACGATGCCGTTTTAACCGTGGCTTGCTGCCTGGAAGATGGGCCAAAGAGATACA CGATTGGCCGGACCCTAATTCCTCGCTATTTCCGTAGTATCTTTGATGGTGGAGCGACAGATCTTTATTTTAACCTGAAGCACTCAAAGGAATCGTTCCACGGCAACCTGGTGATACTGGATTGTGATCTTTGCAGCATGGTCACGCTGCATAGTAAACCCATCTTCACCAAG GTATGTACGGAAGGCCGCCTCTATCTGGAGTTCACTTTCGATGATTTAATGCGTGTAAAAAATTGGCACTTCAACATCCGACAAAATCGTGAGCTGCTCTCAAGGAGTATCTTTGCGACACAT GCCCAGGATCCTCCAATGTTGGAGCAGCTATCCAACAGTATCACCCGCTCTGGCCTCACAAACTTCACCCTTAACTACCTCAGA CTTTGCGTCATTTTGGAGCCAATGCAGGAACTGATGTCAAGGCACAAAACCTATAACCTGAGCCCCCGAGACTGCCTGAAGACCTGCCTGTTTCAGAAGTGGCAGCGGATGGTAGCTCCTCCTG CCGAACCCGTCAGACCTCCAACAGCCAAGCGGCGAAAGAGGAAGCAATCTGGCGGCAACACGTCTGGTGCAGGGTCAGCCAGCAACAGCAGCGGGGGCAGTAAGAAAAAGAGTAGCCCTGCCGCAGGCTTCAGTCTGTCCACTCAGGTACCT ACTCTTCGAGTTGTGTTGGTTTGGATTACAACCCACAGGAAGACATCTTTGTGTCGTGTTAGGAAACTTTGA
- the LOC137357082 gene encoding LIM domain-binding protein 1-like isoform X9: protein MLDRDLGPTPSYPLTYPEPNIGRHTPYMSQPEYRIYELNKRLQNWTEECDNLWWDTFTTEFFEDDAVLTVACCLEDGPKRYTIGRTLIPRYFRSIFDGGATDLYFNLKHSKESFHGNLVILDCDLCSMVTLHSKPIFTKVCTEGRLYLEFTFDDLMRVKNWHFNIRQNRELLSRSIFATHAQDPPMLEQLSNSITRSGLTNFTLNYLRLCVILEPMQELMSRHKTYNLSPRDCLKTCLFQKWQRMVAPPAEPVRPPTAKRRKRKQSGGNTSGAGSASNSSGGSKKKSSPAAGFSLSTQILHAMHHS, encoded by the exons ATGCTGGACCGGGACCTCGG TCCGACCCCGTCTTATCCTCTCACGTATCCGGAGCCCAATATTGG AAGACACACCCCTTATATGTCACAGCCTGAGTACAGGATCTACGAGCTCAACAAACGTCTCCAGAATTGGACGGAG GAGTGCGACAACCTTTGGTGGGATACTTTTACCACTGAGTTTTTCGAAGACGATGCCGTTTTAACCGTGGCTTGCTGCCTGGAAGATGGGCCAAAGAGATACA CGATTGGCCGGACCCTAATTCCTCGCTATTTCCGTAGTATCTTTGATGGTGGAGCGACAGATCTTTATTTTAACCTGAAGCACTCAAAGGAATCGTTCCACGGCAACCTGGTGATACTGGATTGTGATCTTTGCAGCATGGTCACGCTGCATAGTAAACCCATCTTCACCAAG GTATGTACGGAAGGCCGCCTCTATCTGGAGTTCACTTTCGATGATTTAATGCGTGTAAAAAATTGGCACTTCAACATCCGACAAAATCGTGAGCTGCTCTCAAGGAGTATCTTTGCGACACAT GCCCAGGATCCTCCAATGTTGGAGCAGCTATCCAACAGTATCACCCGCTCTGGCCTCACAAACTTCACCCTTAACTACCTCAGA CTTTGCGTCATTTTGGAGCCAATGCAGGAACTGATGTCAAGGCACAAAACCTATAACCTGAGCCCCCGAGACTGCCTGAAGACCTGCCTGTTTCAGAAGTGGCAGCGGATGGTAGCTCCTCCTG CCGAACCCGTCAGACCTCCAACAGCCAAGCGGCGAAAGAGGAAGCAATCTGGCGGCAACACGTCTGGTGCAGGGTCAGCCAGCAACAGCAGCGGGGGCAGTAAGAAAAAGAGTAGCCCTGCCGCAGGCTTCAGTCTGTCCACTCAG ATCCTCCATGCCATGCACCATTCTTAG
- the LOC137357082 gene encoding LIM domain-binding protein 1-like isoform X2, translating to MLDRDLGRHTPYMSQPEYRIYELNKRLQNWTEECDNLWWDTFTTEFFEDDAVLTVACCLEDGPKRYTIGRTLIPRYFRSIFDGGATDLYFNLKHSKESFHGNLVILDCDLCSMVTLHSKPIFTKVCTEGRLYLEFTFDDLMRVKNWHFNIRQNRELLSRSIFATHAQDPPMLEQLSNSITRSGLTNFTLNYLRLCVILEPMQELMSRHKTYNLSPRDCLKTCLFQKWQRMVAPPAEPVRPPTAKRRKRKQSGGNTSGAGSASNSSGGSKKKSSPAAGFSLSTQVPDVMVVGEPALMGGEFGDEDERLITRLENGQFDAANGLDDEDDIRNLPALGNSSPWNSKPPSRQESKSDNPTSQ from the exons ATGCTGGACCGGGACCTCGG AAGACACACCCCTTATATGTCACAGCCTGAGTACAGGATCTACGAGCTCAACAAACGTCTCCAGAATTGGACGGAG GAGTGCGACAACCTTTGGTGGGATACTTTTACCACTGAGTTTTTCGAAGACGATGCCGTTTTAACCGTGGCTTGCTGCCTGGAAGATGGGCCAAAGAGATACA CGATTGGCCGGACCCTAATTCCTCGCTATTTCCGTAGTATCTTTGATGGTGGAGCGACAGATCTTTATTTTAACCTGAAGCACTCAAAGGAATCGTTCCACGGCAACCTGGTGATACTGGATTGTGATCTTTGCAGCATGGTCACGCTGCATAGTAAACCCATCTTCACCAAG GTATGTACGGAAGGCCGCCTCTATCTGGAGTTCACTTTCGATGATTTAATGCGTGTAAAAAATTGGCACTTCAACATCCGACAAAATCGTGAGCTGCTCTCAAGGAGTATCTTTGCGACACAT GCCCAGGATCCTCCAATGTTGGAGCAGCTATCCAACAGTATCACCCGCTCTGGCCTCACAAACTTCACCCTTAACTACCTCAGA CTTTGCGTCATTTTGGAGCCAATGCAGGAACTGATGTCAAGGCACAAAACCTATAACCTGAGCCCCCGAGACTGCCTGAAGACCTGCCTGTTTCAGAAGTGGCAGCGGATGGTAGCTCCTCCTG CCGAACCCGTCAGACCTCCAACAGCCAAGCGGCGAAAGAGGAAGCAATCTGGCGGCAACACGTCTGGTGCAGGGTCAGCCAGCAACAGCAGCGGGGGCAGTAAGAAAAAGAGTAGCCCTGCCGCAGGCTTCAGTCTGTCCACTCAGGTACCT GACGTTATGGTTGTGGGTGAGCCAGCACTAATGGGTGGGGAGTTCGGTGACGAGGATGAGCGCCTAATCACGCGGTTAGAGAACGGCCAATTTGATGCAGCCAATGGTCTCGATGATGAGGACGACATCCGTAACTTGCCAGCCTTGGGGAATAGCAGTCCTTGGAACAGTAAACCGCCATCGCGCCAGGAGAGCAAGTCTGATAACCCCACGTCTCAGTAA
- the LOC137357082 gene encoding LIM domain-binding protein 1-like isoform X11, whose product MLDRDLGPTPSYPLTYPEPNIGRHTPYMSQPEYRIYELNKRLQNWTEECDNLWWDTFTTEFFEDDAVLTVACCLEDGPKRYTIGRTLIPRYFRSIFDGGATDLYFNLKHSKESFHGNLVILDCDLCSMVTLHSKPIFTKVCTEGRLYLEFTFDDLMRVKNWHFNIRQNRELLSRSIFATHAQDPPMLEQLSNSITRSGLTNFTLNYLRLCVILEPMQELMSRHKTYNLSPRDCLKTCLFQKWQRMVAPPAEPVRPPTAKRRKRKQSGGNTSGAGSASNSSGGSKKKSSPAAGFSLSTQVPDVMVVGEPALMGGEFGDEDERLITRLENGQFDAANGLDDEDDIRNLPALGNSSPWNSKPPSRQESKSDNPTSQ is encoded by the exons ATGCTGGACCGGGACCTCGG TCCGACCCCGTCTTATCCTCTCACGTATCCGGAGCCCAATATTGG AAGACACACCCCTTATATGTCACAGCCTGAGTACAGGATCTACGAGCTCAACAAACGTCTCCAGAATTGGACGGAG GAGTGCGACAACCTTTGGTGGGATACTTTTACCACTGAGTTTTTCGAAGACGATGCCGTTTTAACCGTGGCTTGCTGCCTGGAAGATGGGCCAAAGAGATACA CGATTGGCCGGACCCTAATTCCTCGCTATTTCCGTAGTATCTTTGATGGTGGAGCGACAGATCTTTATTTTAACCTGAAGCACTCAAAGGAATCGTTCCACGGCAACCTGGTGATACTGGATTGTGATCTTTGCAGCATGGTCACGCTGCATAGTAAACCCATCTTCACCAAG GTATGTACGGAAGGCCGCCTCTATCTGGAGTTCACTTTCGATGATTTAATGCGTGTAAAAAATTGGCACTTCAACATCCGACAAAATCGTGAGCTGCTCTCAAGGAGTATCTTTGCGACACAT GCCCAGGATCCTCCAATGTTGGAGCAGCTATCCAACAGTATCACCCGCTCTGGCCTCACAAACTTCACCCTTAACTACCTCAGA CTTTGCGTCATTTTGGAGCCAATGCAGGAACTGATGTCAAGGCACAAAACCTATAACCTGAGCCCCCGAGACTGCCTGAAGACCTGCCTGTTTCAGAAGTGGCAGCGGATGGTAGCTCCTCCTG CCGAACCCGTCAGACCTCCAACAGCCAAGCGGCGAAAGAGGAAGCAATCTGGCGGCAACACGTCTGGTGCAGGGTCAGCCAGCAACAGCAGCGGGGGCAGTAAGAAAAAGAGTAGCCCTGCCGCAGGCTTCAGTCTGTCCACTCAGGTACCT GACGTTATGGTTGTGGGTGAGCCAGCACTAATGGGTGGGGAGTTCGGTGACGAGGATGAGCGCCTAATCACGCGGTTAGAGAACGGCCAATTTGATGCAGCCAATGGTCTCGATGATGAGGACGACATCCGTAACTTGCCAGCCTTGGGGAATAGCAGTCCTTGGAACAGTAAACCGCCATCGCGCCAGGAGAGCAAGTCTGATAACCCCACGTCTCAGTAA
- the LOC137357082 gene encoding LIM domain-binding protein 1-like isoform X5, with translation MLDRDLGPTPSYPLTYPEPNIGRHTPYMSQPEYRIYELNKRLQNWTEECDNLWWDTFTTEFFEDDAVLTVACCLEDGPKRYTIGRTLIPRYFRSIFDGGATDLYFNLKHSKESFHGNLVILDCDLCSMVTLHSKPIFTKVCTEGRLYLEFTFDDLMRVKNWHFNIRQNRELLSRSIFATHAQDPPMLEQLSNSITRSGLTNFTLNYLRLCVILEPMQELMSRHKTYNLSPRDCLKTCLFQKWQRMVAPPAEPVRPPTAKRRKRKQSGGNTSGAGSASNSSGGSKKKSSPAAGFSLSTQVPKVLVALLMH, from the exons ATGCTGGACCGGGACCTCGG TCCGACCCCGTCTTATCCTCTCACGTATCCGGAGCCCAATATTGG AAGACACACCCCTTATATGTCACAGCCTGAGTACAGGATCTACGAGCTCAACAAACGTCTCCAGAATTGGACGGAG GAGTGCGACAACCTTTGGTGGGATACTTTTACCACTGAGTTTTTCGAAGACGATGCCGTTTTAACCGTGGCTTGCTGCCTGGAAGATGGGCCAAAGAGATACA CGATTGGCCGGACCCTAATTCCTCGCTATTTCCGTAGTATCTTTGATGGTGGAGCGACAGATCTTTATTTTAACCTGAAGCACTCAAAGGAATCGTTCCACGGCAACCTGGTGATACTGGATTGTGATCTTTGCAGCATGGTCACGCTGCATAGTAAACCCATCTTCACCAAG GTATGTACGGAAGGCCGCCTCTATCTGGAGTTCACTTTCGATGATTTAATGCGTGTAAAAAATTGGCACTTCAACATCCGACAAAATCGTGAGCTGCTCTCAAGGAGTATCTTTGCGACACAT GCCCAGGATCCTCCAATGTTGGAGCAGCTATCCAACAGTATCACCCGCTCTGGCCTCACAAACTTCACCCTTAACTACCTCAGA CTTTGCGTCATTTTGGAGCCAATGCAGGAACTGATGTCAAGGCACAAAACCTATAACCTGAGCCCCCGAGACTGCCTGAAGACCTGCCTGTTTCAGAAGTGGCAGCGGATGGTAGCTCCTCCTG CCGAACCCGTCAGACCTCCAACAGCCAAGCGGCGAAAGAGGAAGCAATCTGGCGGCAACACGTCTGGTGCAGGGTCAGCCAGCAACAGCAGCGGGGGCAGTAAGAAAAAGAGTAGCCCTGCCGCAGGCTTCAGTCTGTCCACTCAGGTACCT AAGGTTCTTGTCGCCTTGCTGATGCACTAA
- the LOC137357082 gene encoding LIM domain-binding protein 1-like isoform X7 translates to MLDRDLGPTPSYPLTYPEPNIGRHTPYMSQPEYRIYELNKRLQNWTEECDNLWWDTFTTEFFEDDAVLTVACCLEDGPKRYTIGRTLIPRYFRSIFDGGATDLYFNLKHSKESFHGNLVILDCDLCSMVTLHSKPIFTKVCTEGRLYLEFTFDDLMRVKNWHFNIRQNRELLSRSIFATHAQDPPMLEQLSNSITRSGLTNFTLNYLRLCVILEPMQELMSRHKTYNLSPRDCLKTCLFQKWQRMVAPPAEPVRPPTAKRRKRKQSGGNTSGAGSASNSSGGSKKKSSPAAGFSLSTQVPILHAMHHS, encoded by the exons ATGCTGGACCGGGACCTCGG TCCGACCCCGTCTTATCCTCTCACGTATCCGGAGCCCAATATTGG AAGACACACCCCTTATATGTCACAGCCTGAGTACAGGATCTACGAGCTCAACAAACGTCTCCAGAATTGGACGGAG GAGTGCGACAACCTTTGGTGGGATACTTTTACCACTGAGTTTTTCGAAGACGATGCCGTTTTAACCGTGGCTTGCTGCCTGGAAGATGGGCCAAAGAGATACA CGATTGGCCGGACCCTAATTCCTCGCTATTTCCGTAGTATCTTTGATGGTGGAGCGACAGATCTTTATTTTAACCTGAAGCACTCAAAGGAATCGTTCCACGGCAACCTGGTGATACTGGATTGTGATCTTTGCAGCATGGTCACGCTGCATAGTAAACCCATCTTCACCAAG GTATGTACGGAAGGCCGCCTCTATCTGGAGTTCACTTTCGATGATTTAATGCGTGTAAAAAATTGGCACTTCAACATCCGACAAAATCGTGAGCTGCTCTCAAGGAGTATCTTTGCGACACAT GCCCAGGATCCTCCAATGTTGGAGCAGCTATCCAACAGTATCACCCGCTCTGGCCTCACAAACTTCACCCTTAACTACCTCAGA CTTTGCGTCATTTTGGAGCCAATGCAGGAACTGATGTCAAGGCACAAAACCTATAACCTGAGCCCCCGAGACTGCCTGAAGACCTGCCTGTTTCAGAAGTGGCAGCGGATGGTAGCTCCTCCTG CCGAACCCGTCAGACCTCCAACAGCCAAGCGGCGAAAGAGGAAGCAATCTGGCGGCAACACGTCTGGTGCAGGGTCAGCCAGCAACAGCAGCGGGGGCAGTAAGAAAAAGAGTAGCCCTGCCGCAGGCTTCAGTCTGTCCACTCAGGTACCT ATCCTCCATGCCATGCACCATTCTTAG
- the LOC137357082 gene encoding LIM domain-binding protein 1-like isoform X1, translating into MLDRDLGPTPSYPLTYPEPNIGRHTPYMSQPEYRIYELNKRLQNWTEECDNLWWDTFTTEFFEDDAVLTVACCLEDGPKRYTIGRTLIPRYFRSIFDGGATDLYFNLKHSKESFHGNLVILDCDLCSMVTLHSKPIFTKVCTEGRLYLEFTFDDLMRVKNWHFNIRQNRELLSRSIFATHAQDPPMLEQLSNSITRSGLTNFTLNYLRLCVILEPMQELMSRHKTYNLSPRDCLKTCLFQKWQRMVAPPAEPVRPPTAKRRKRKQSGGNTSGAGSASNSSGGSKKKSSPAAGFSLSTQDVMVVGEPALMGGEFGDEDERLITRLENGQFDAANGLDDEDDIRNLPALGNSSPWNSKPPSRQESKSDNPTSQ; encoded by the exons ATGCTGGACCGGGACCTCGG TCCGACCCCGTCTTATCCTCTCACGTATCCGGAGCCCAATATTGG AAGACACACCCCTTATATGTCACAGCCTGAGTACAGGATCTACGAGCTCAACAAACGTCTCCAGAATTGGACGGAG GAGTGCGACAACCTTTGGTGGGATACTTTTACCACTGAGTTTTTCGAAGACGATGCCGTTTTAACCGTGGCTTGCTGCCTGGAAGATGGGCCAAAGAGATACA CGATTGGCCGGACCCTAATTCCTCGCTATTTCCGTAGTATCTTTGATGGTGGAGCGACAGATCTTTATTTTAACCTGAAGCACTCAAAGGAATCGTTCCACGGCAACCTGGTGATACTGGATTGTGATCTTTGCAGCATGGTCACGCTGCATAGTAAACCCATCTTCACCAAG GTATGTACGGAAGGCCGCCTCTATCTGGAGTTCACTTTCGATGATTTAATGCGTGTAAAAAATTGGCACTTCAACATCCGACAAAATCGTGAGCTGCTCTCAAGGAGTATCTTTGCGACACAT GCCCAGGATCCTCCAATGTTGGAGCAGCTATCCAACAGTATCACCCGCTCTGGCCTCACAAACTTCACCCTTAACTACCTCAGA CTTTGCGTCATTTTGGAGCCAATGCAGGAACTGATGTCAAGGCACAAAACCTATAACCTGAGCCCCCGAGACTGCCTGAAGACCTGCCTGTTTCAGAAGTGGCAGCGGATGGTAGCTCCTCCTG CCGAACCCGTCAGACCTCCAACAGCCAAGCGGCGAAAGAGGAAGCAATCTGGCGGCAACACGTCTGGTGCAGGGTCAGCCAGCAACAGCAGCGGGGGCAGTAAGAAAAAGAGTAGCCCTGCCGCAGGCTTCAGTCTGTCCACTCAG GACGTTATGGTTGTGGGTGAGCCAGCACTAATGGGTGGGGAGTTCGGTGACGAGGATGAGCGCCTAATCACGCGGTTAGAGAACGGCCAATTTGATGCAGCCAATGGTCTCGATGATGAGGACGACATCCGTAACTTGCCAGCCTTGGGGAATAGCAGTCCTTGGAACAGTAAACCGCCATCGCGCCAGGAGAGCAAGTCTGATAACCCCACGTCTCAGTAA
- the LOC137357082 gene encoding LIM domain-binding protein 1-like isoform X8 — protein MLDRDLGPTPSYPLTYPEPNIGRHTPYMSQPEYRIYELNKRLQNWTEECDNLWWDTFTTEFFEDDAVLTVACCLEDGPKRYTIGRTLIPRYFRSIFDGGATDLYFNLKHSKESFHGNLVILDCDLCSMVTLHSKPIFTKVCTEGRLYLEFTFDDLMRVKNWHFNIRQNRELLSRSIFATHAQDPPMLEQLSNSITRSGLTNFTLNYLRLCVILEPMQELMSRHKTYNLSPRDCLKTCLFQKWQRMVAPPAEPVRPPTAKRRKRKQSGGNTSGAGSASNSSGGSKKKSSPAAGFSLSTQVQPESNLLG, from the exons ATGCTGGACCGGGACCTCGG TCCGACCCCGTCTTATCCTCTCACGTATCCGGAGCCCAATATTGG AAGACACACCCCTTATATGTCACAGCCTGAGTACAGGATCTACGAGCTCAACAAACGTCTCCAGAATTGGACGGAG GAGTGCGACAACCTTTGGTGGGATACTTTTACCACTGAGTTTTTCGAAGACGATGCCGTTTTAACCGTGGCTTGCTGCCTGGAAGATGGGCCAAAGAGATACA CGATTGGCCGGACCCTAATTCCTCGCTATTTCCGTAGTATCTTTGATGGTGGAGCGACAGATCTTTATTTTAACCTGAAGCACTCAAAGGAATCGTTCCACGGCAACCTGGTGATACTGGATTGTGATCTTTGCAGCATGGTCACGCTGCATAGTAAACCCATCTTCACCAAG GTATGTACGGAAGGCCGCCTCTATCTGGAGTTCACTTTCGATGATTTAATGCGTGTAAAAAATTGGCACTTCAACATCCGACAAAATCGTGAGCTGCTCTCAAGGAGTATCTTTGCGACACAT GCCCAGGATCCTCCAATGTTGGAGCAGCTATCCAACAGTATCACCCGCTCTGGCCTCACAAACTTCACCCTTAACTACCTCAGA CTTTGCGTCATTTTGGAGCCAATGCAGGAACTGATGTCAAGGCACAAAACCTATAACCTGAGCCCCCGAGACTGCCTGAAGACCTGCCTGTTTCAGAAGTGGCAGCGGATGGTAGCTCCTCCTG CCGAACCCGTCAGACCTCCAACAGCCAAGCGGCGAAAGAGGAAGCAATCTGGCGGCAACACGTCTGGTGCAGGGTCAGCCAGCAACAGCAGCGGGGGCAGTAAGAAAAAGAGTAGCCCTGCCGCAGGCTTCAGTCTGTCCACTCAG GTTCAACCTGAGAGTAACTTGCTGGGCTAA
- the LOC137357082 gene encoding LIM domain-binding protein 1-like isoform X4 gives MLDRDLGPTPSYPLTYPEPNIGRHTPYMSQPEYRIYELNKRLQNWTEECDNLWWDTFTTEFFEDDAVLTVACCLEDGPKRYTIGRTLIPRYFRSIFDGGATDLYFNLKHSKESFHGNLVILDCDLCSMVTLHSKPIFTKVCTEGRLYLEFTFDDLMRVKNWHFNIRQNRELLSRSIFATHAQDPPMLEQLSNSITRSGLTNFTLNYLRLCVILEPMQELMSRHKTYNLSPRDCLKTCLFQKWQRMVAPPAEPVRPPTAKRRKRKQSGGNTSGAGSASNSSGGSKKKSSPAAGFSLSTQTLRVVLVWITTHRKTSLCRVRKL, from the exons ATGCTGGACCGGGACCTCGG TCCGACCCCGTCTTATCCTCTCACGTATCCGGAGCCCAATATTGG AAGACACACCCCTTATATGTCACAGCCTGAGTACAGGATCTACGAGCTCAACAAACGTCTCCAGAATTGGACGGAG GAGTGCGACAACCTTTGGTGGGATACTTTTACCACTGAGTTTTTCGAAGACGATGCCGTTTTAACCGTGGCTTGCTGCCTGGAAGATGGGCCAAAGAGATACA CGATTGGCCGGACCCTAATTCCTCGCTATTTCCGTAGTATCTTTGATGGTGGAGCGACAGATCTTTATTTTAACCTGAAGCACTCAAAGGAATCGTTCCACGGCAACCTGGTGATACTGGATTGTGATCTTTGCAGCATGGTCACGCTGCATAGTAAACCCATCTTCACCAAG GTATGTACGGAAGGCCGCCTCTATCTGGAGTTCACTTTCGATGATTTAATGCGTGTAAAAAATTGGCACTTCAACATCCGACAAAATCGTGAGCTGCTCTCAAGGAGTATCTTTGCGACACAT GCCCAGGATCCTCCAATGTTGGAGCAGCTATCCAACAGTATCACCCGCTCTGGCCTCACAAACTTCACCCTTAACTACCTCAGA CTTTGCGTCATTTTGGAGCCAATGCAGGAACTGATGTCAAGGCACAAAACCTATAACCTGAGCCCCCGAGACTGCCTGAAGACCTGCCTGTTTCAGAAGTGGCAGCGGATGGTAGCTCCTCCTG CCGAACCCGTCAGACCTCCAACAGCCAAGCGGCGAAAGAGGAAGCAATCTGGCGGCAACACGTCTGGTGCAGGGTCAGCCAGCAACAGCAGCGGGGGCAGTAAGAAAAAGAGTAGCCCTGCCGCAGGCTTCAGTCTGTCCACTCAG ACTCTTCGAGTTGTGTTGGTTTGGATTACAACCCACAGGAAGACATCTTTGTGTCGTGTTAGGAAACTTTGA